One Babylonia areolata isolate BAREFJ2019XMU chromosome 20, ASM4173473v1, whole genome shotgun sequence DNA segment encodes these proteins:
- the LOC143294944 gene encoding tetratricopeptide repeat protein 13-like, translating to MAVSSAISMSILACLVLNAWVLLHCEATNVQIETADGSRHVFEMKTMDKSGAYLLCANCRSYSSGPVPTPAALRFNVRFTPTGEVVSACETHRQDLPEGLCSSQSTDTNGSCPSDDQVCRGRQGHEEVADEIVRRNLLPFPSGDPALDHSVAHAIVEMNGGQWDSAISMLNSLLDRYPENVAAHYARGVASSRKGPENQQLALQAITDFSVCVEKEPSYPEGFERRAEVYIMLNRFKEALSDLKSALTLRPSSRIRFSIGIVHLFLENFVEAEAEFRRNLEEDKGDKGAIYIFSYFHLGLAQYYQGRLRNAIEVFKEVLKIQPNHVEACVSLAQAFKELGNYKAAHTRFDQALALSPNHTLSLQLKGGLLYHSGDPASARTVLQHCVLVDPDNISCQYLLALSTVALGQFYQGIKLSTKVMIKSLPELKISSERVRAQYIREYGRFLHASLDEPVTHLHPEVELDEKTRVSWVQGLPLTLRSQGVYREQPGLQPHITDVRLDPVDWGLQPGARTLLCHADKVGLSMQVSADGFLPNRRLNLAMGLAAVHVAQLAEAKWRSMKGVGKSSERPFSWRELFSVAVQYRQLVDPEQPVLWVDSLPDYHGEEGHREDITLIRGPVASVRVSQYFDLAFKLAKSMLEHYSGAGTVTYPGLAGDIEKASTCQDLLTIARKRQINPNGFLVSTQVPASVAVSGPSSGDDRLDGTVLVLTEDPQGRIVFALSMSSTPARTVAYGAQMDHFLVQLHQEVLRTGVGKLSDLDPVLSAILSLVYYFYNLTPLTRGSSVVAYAVALGLVMSLGRQVSGKIPAGKLLDMEAMLSGAPDAFVAVMRQWMNVKKSSTPVSSLPKVWEVFPTVRSVLEVLVVNTTAVCP from the exons ATGGCCGTGTCGTCAGCAATCTCGATGTCCATCCTTGCTTGTTTGGTGCTGAATGCCTGGGTTCTGCTTCACTGTGAGGCAACCAACGTTCAGATTGAAACGGCAGATGGTAGTCGTCATGTTTTCGAGATGAAAACCATGGATAAAAGCGGAGCATACTTGCTGTGCGCAAACTGTCGAAGTTACTCCTCAGGCCCTGTGCCCACTCCAGCCGCTCTGAGGTTCAACGTCAGGTTCACTCCCACGGGTGAGGTGGTCAGCGCGTGTGAGACCCATCGCCAGGACCTGCCGGAGGGTCTGTGTTCGTcccaaagcacagacacaaacgGATCATGTCCCAGTGATGACCAGGTGTGTCGGGGTCGTCAGGGCCACGAGGAAGTGGCCGATGAGATCGTCCGCCGCAATCTGCTGCCCTTCCCCAGCGGGGACCCGGCCCTCGATCACAGCGTGGCGCACGCCATCGTGGAGATGAACGGCGGCCAGTGGGACAGCGCCATCTCCATGCTCAACAGCCTGCTGGACAGGTACCCGGAGAACGTGGCAGCCCACTATGCCCGTGGGGTGGCCAGTTCCAGGAAGGGGCCCGAGAACCAGCAGCTGGCGCTGCAGGCCATCActgacttcagtgtgtgtgtggagaaagaaccCAGCTATCCTGAGGGCTTTGAACGAAGAGCAGAAGTGTACATCATGCTGAACAGGTTCAAGGAAGCTCTCAGTGACCTTAAGTCAGCTTTAACATTACGTCCTAGCAGCCGGATTCGTTTCAGCATAGGAATTGTTCATCTTTTCCTGGAAAATTTTGTTGAGGCTGAAGCAGAGTTTAGAAGGAATCTGGAAGAAGATAAAGGAGACAAAGGAGCCATCTacatattttcttattttcatcTGGGTCTGGCACAGTATTATCAGGGTCGTTTGAGGAATGCCATAGAGGTGTTCAAAGAAGTGCTAAAGATCCAGCCCAATCACGTTGAAGCCTGTGTCAGCCTGGCTCAAGCCTTCAAGGAGCTAGGGAACTATAAAGccgcacacacacgttttgacCAAGCTTTGGCGCTGAGTCCAAATCACACATTGAGCTTGCAGCTGAAGGGAGGCCTGCTGTACCATTCAGGAGACCCGGCATCAGCACGGACTGTCCTGCAGCACTGTGTGCTGGTGGATCCAGATAACATCAGCTGCCAGTACCTGCTGGCACTGTCCACTGTGGCCCTGGGCCAGTTCTACCAGGGCATCAAGCTGTCTACCAAGGTCATGATCAAGTCCTTACCTGAACTGAAAATTTCATCGGAACGAGTGCGGGCGCAGTACATCAGAGAATATGGTCGATTTCTTCATGCTTCATTGGATGAGCCAGTCACTCACTTACACCCTGAG GTGGAGTTGGATGAGAAGACACGTGTGTCTTGGGTTCAAGGTCTGCCCTTGACCTTGCGGAGTCAGGGGGTGTACCGTGAGCAGCCGGGGCTGCAGCCTCACATCACAGACGTGCGACTGGACCCAGTGGACTGGGGGTTGCAGCCTGGCGCCCGCACCTTGCTGTGCCACGCCGACAAGGTGGGGCTGTCCATGCAGGTGTCGGCTGACGGCTTCCTGCCCAACCGGCGCCTCAACCTGGCTATGGGTCTGGCAGCAGTGCACGTGGCACAGCTAGCAGAAGCCAAGTGGAGGAGCATGAAGGGGGTGGGCAAGTCGTCAGAGCGGCCATTCTCCTGGAGAGAGCTGTTCTCTGTGGCGGTGCAGTACCGGCAGCTGGTGGACCCTGAGCAGCCAGTGCTGTGGGTGGACTCCCTACCGGACTACCATGGCGAGGAGGGCCACCGGGAAGACATCACGCTCATCCGGGGCCCTGTGGCCAGCGTGCGGGTCAGCCAGTACTTTGACCTGGCCTTCAAGCTGGCCAAGAGCATGCTGGAGCACTACAGCGGTGCAGGCACCGTCACCTACCCGGGCCTGGCCGGGGACATTGAGAAGGCCTCCACCTGCCAGGACCTGCTCACCATTGCCCGCAAACGTCAGATCAACCCCAATGGGTTCCTGGTCTCCACCCAg GTTCCGGCCAGTGTGGCAGTATCCGGCCCCAGCAGCGGGGATGACAGGCTGGACGGCACGGTGCTGGTGCTGACGGAGGACCCCCAGGGACGCATCGTCTTCGCCCTCAGCATGTCCAGCACCCCGGCCCGCACCGTCGCCTACGGCGCCCAGATGGACCACTTCCTGGTGCAGCTCCACCAGGAGGTGCTGCGCACTGGGGTTGGCAAGCTGTCTGACCTTGACCCTGTGCTCAGTGCCATCCTGTCCCTGGTGTACTACTTCTACAACCTGACCCCCCTGACCCGCGGCTCCAGTGTGGTGGCCTACGCTGTGGCCCTGGGCTTGGTGATGTCCTTGGGACGACAG